Proteins from a genomic interval of Diaminobutyricimonas aerilata:
- a CDS encoding putative F420-0 ABC transporter permease subunit, with product MRRPLPLLAGALLTVALVASVLLAITIGPADIRPDEVWSSVGRHLGLGGELPSLRDAIVWELRLPRVLTAAAVGAGLAIAGAVMQALTRNQLADPYLLGLSSGASLGAVAVLLLGITVLLPVAAFAGAALALVATLALANTSGRLSPSRTVLAGVAVSALAGAVTSFVIFWTATGDSYREILGWLLGSLSGARWPAAAIAGVAVLAVGVPLILAGRRLDAFAFGDVSAASLGVDVHRTRWVLLGATALLTGALVSVSGSIGFVGLVLPHAVRLAVGPGHRALLPLSALVGAVFLIWADTLARTVFDPRELPVGIVTALIGGPVFALLLARRRVAA from the coding sequence GTGAGGCGCCCGCTCCCGCTCCTGGCCGGCGCGCTCCTCACGGTCGCCCTGGTCGCCTCGGTGCTGCTCGCGATCACGATCGGACCGGCCGACATCCGTCCCGACGAGGTGTGGTCGAGCGTCGGCCGGCACCTCGGTCTCGGCGGCGAGCTGCCCTCGTTGCGCGACGCGATCGTGTGGGAGCTGCGGCTCCCGCGCGTGCTGACCGCCGCCGCGGTCGGCGCCGGGCTCGCGATCGCCGGAGCGGTGATGCAGGCGCTCACCCGCAATCAGCTGGCCGACCCGTACCTGCTCGGGCTGTCCTCCGGTGCGTCGCTCGGTGCCGTCGCCGTGCTGCTGCTGGGCATCACGGTGCTCCTCCCGGTGGCCGCGTTCGCGGGGGCGGCACTGGCCCTCGTGGCGACGCTCGCCCTCGCGAACACGTCGGGGCGGCTCTCGCCCTCTCGCACGGTGCTCGCCGGGGTGGCCGTCTCGGCGCTGGCCGGGGCGGTCACGAGCTTCGTGATCTTCTGGACGGCGACCGGCGACTCGTACCGCGAGATCCTCGGCTGGCTGCTCGGGTCGTTGAGCGGGGCGCGCTGGCCCGCCGCCGCCATCGCCGGGGTCGCCGTGCTCGCGGTCGGGGTGCCGCTCATCCTCGCCGGCCGTCGCCTCGACGCGTTCGCGTTCGGCGACGTCTCGGCCGCGTCCCTCGGCGTCGACGTGCACCGTACGCGCTGGGTGCTCCTCGGTGCGACGGCCCTGCTCACCGGTGCCCTCGTGTCGGTGAGCGGGTCGATCGGGTTCGTCGGGCTCGTGCTGCCGCACGCGGTGCGCCTCGCCGTCGGACCGGGGCACCGCGCACTGCTGCCGCTGTCGGCCCTCGTCGGCGCCGTGTTCCTCATCTGGGCCGACACCCTCGCGCGCACCGTCTTCGATCCGCGGGAGCTCCCCGTCGGCATCGTGACGGCGCTCATCGGCGGGCCCGTGTTCGCCCTCCTGCTCGCCCGGCGCCGGGTCGCCGCATGA
- a CDS encoding ABC transporter ATP-binding protein, whose amino-acid sequence MSALEAARIIVRADGHLLVDGVDVVAPAGAVTGLIGPNGAGKSTLLRALAAIERPDAGAVRFGDDDLLALRRRDRARLAALVEQDASTDLPLTVRDTVALGRLPHQSVFGADDAESARVVAESLDAVGMASFAERDVTSLSGGERQRVLLAKALAQRTPLLLLDEPTNHLDIAGQLGTLALLDRLAASGVAVLAALHDLTLAAAHCAQLVVLAGGRVVAAGPTREVLTPDLVERVYGVRAAVLENPLTGAPVVAFAPHSTDQEDA is encoded by the coding sequence ATGAGCGCGCTCGAGGCAGCCCGCATCATCGTGCGTGCCGACGGCCACCTGCTCGTGGACGGCGTCGACGTCGTCGCGCCCGCCGGGGCGGTCACGGGACTCATCGGCCCGAACGGGGCGGGCAAGTCGACCCTGCTGCGGGCACTCGCGGCGATCGAGCGACCGGATGCCGGTGCCGTGCGATTCGGCGACGACGATCTGCTGGCGCTGCGACGCCGGGACCGCGCGCGGCTCGCCGCGCTCGTGGAGCAGGACGCGTCGACGGATCTGCCGCTCACGGTGCGCGACACCGTCGCCCTCGGTCGGCTCCCCCACCAGTCGGTGTTCGGAGCCGACGACGCGGAGTCGGCGCGTGTCGTCGCCGAGAGCCTCGACGCGGTGGGCATGGCGTCGTTCGCCGAGCGCGACGTGACCTCGCTCTCCGGCGGGGAGCGGCAGCGGGTGCTGCTCGCGAAGGCGCTCGCCCAGCGCACCCCCCTGCTGCTGCTCGACGAACCGACGAACCACCTCGACATCGCAGGTCAGCTGGGCACCCTCGCCCTGCTCGACCGGCTGGCCGCCTCCGGCGTCGCCGTGCTCGCGGCCCTGCACGACCTCACGCTCGCGGCGGCGCACTGCGCCCAGCTCGTGGTACTCGCCGGCGGCCGCGTCGTCGCCGCGGGACCGACGCGTGAGGTGCTGACCCCGGATCTCGTGGAGCGCGTCTACGGCGTGCGCGCCGCCGTGCTCGAGAACCCGCTCACCGGGGCCCCCGTCGTGGCGTTCGCGCCCCACTCGACCGACCAGGAGGACGCATGA